Proteins encoded in a region of the Malaciobacter mytili LMG 24559 genome:
- a CDS encoding Ppx/GppA phosphatase family protein yields the protein MAKITTIIDIGSNSMRMVVLQKSSRFAFHLINETKSRVKISEGCYENGGNLQEIPMNRAFNSLKSFLNISKSLKAKKVICVATSALRDAPNSKVFLSRVKKDLGLNIKVINGEKEAYYGGVAAVNLLHNNEFVTVDIGGGSTEFCFIKEGKIEKSISLDIGTVRLKELFFDKNNINGAKEYIKKSLEKIFELEIEIPSVVVGIGGSIRAISKAIMKSIDYPLDVLHGFTYEVSKNKKLINLIIESKDSDKLKDLGIKKDRFDTIKEGTFIFNTILEELKTKKVITSGVGVREGVYLCDILRNSNHRFPSNFNVSVRSLLDRFETDGNQSAYYGNNAAKIFEALKPLHNLEDRYKTLLVIASKLHSIGTTLNYYKVNDNTFNFILNGLNYDFLHSSRVIVAHIIKFSKKSLPTRKDMEIYKDLLPSFETMQWLSFMISLNLTINQDFSKPKVQYLLEDELLTIKMPEYSFIVESSLDKLELPKNLEIKLVC from the coding sequence ATGGCGAAAATTACAACTATTATAGACATTGGGTCAAACTCAATGCGTATGGTTGTATTACAAAAAAGTAGTAGATTTGCATTTCATTTAATAAATGAAACCAAAAGTAGGGTGAAAATTTCTGAGGGTTGTTATGAAAATGGTGGCAATCTTCAAGAAATTCCTATGAATAGAGCTTTTAATTCTTTAAAATCTTTTTTAAATATTTCAAAATCACTAAAAGCAAAAAAAGTGATTTGTGTTGCTACATCTGCACTTCGTGATGCACCAAATTCAAAAGTTTTTTTATCAAGAGTAAAAAAAGACTTAGGTTTAAATATCAAAGTAATTAATGGTGAAAAAGAGGCTTATTATGGTGGTGTTGCTGCTGTAAATTTACTTCATAACAATGAGTTTGTAACTGTTGATATTGGTGGAGGTTCTACTGAATTTTGTTTTATAAAGGAAGGCAAAATTGAAAAATCAATCTCTTTGGATATTGGAACAGTTAGACTAAAAGAACTATTTTTTGATAAAAACAATATAAATGGTGCAAAAGAGTATATTAAGAAGAGTTTAGAAAAGATTTTTGAATTAGAGATTGAAATACCTAGTGTTGTAGTTGGAATTGGTGGAAGTATTAGGGCTATTTCTAAAGCAATAATGAAAAGTATTGATTATCCTTTAGATGTGTTGCATGGCTTTACTTATGAGGTTTCTAAAAATAAAAAATTAATTAATTTAATAATTGAATCAAAAGATAGTGATAAGCTAAAAGATTTAGGTATAAAAAAAGATAGATTTGACACAATAAAAGAAGGAACATTTATTTTTAATACTATTTTAGAAGAGTTAAAAACTAAAAAAGTAATTACTTCTGGAGTTGGTGTTAGAGAAGGGGTTTATCTTTGTGATATATTAAGAAATTCAAATCATAGATTCCCTTCAAATTTTAATGTAAGTGTTAGGTCTTTATTAGATAGATTTGAAACAGATGGAAATCAAAGTGCATATTATGGAAATAATGCTGCAAAGATTTTTGAAGCTTTAAAACCTTTACATAATCTAGAAGATAGATATAAAACTTTATTGGTTATAGCTTCAAAACTTCATTCAATTGGAACTACACTTAATTATTATAAAGTAAATGATAATACATTTAACTTTATATTAAATGGTTTAAATTATGATTTTTTACATAGTTCAAGAGTAATTGTAGCTCATATTATTAAGTTTTCTAAAAAATCATTGCCAACAAGAAAAGATATGGAAATTTATAAAGATTTATTACCCTCTTTTGAAACAATGCAATGGTTGTCATTTATGATTTCATTAAATCTTACTATAAATCAAGACTTTTCAAAACCAAAAGTTCAGTATTTACTAGAAGATGAGTTATTAACTATTAAGATGCCTGAATACTCTTTTATAGTAGAATCTTCTTTAGATAAATTAGAATTACCAAAGAATTTAGAAATAAAGCTAGTATGTTAA
- a CDS encoding YfhL family 4Fe-4S dicluster ferredoxin, with protein sequence MSLIITDECIACDACREECPNYAIEEGDPIYIIDADRCTECVGHYEEPACVEVCPVDCIIVDPDNQETMEELRFKYEQLQEEEL encoded by the coding sequence ATGTCTTTAATTATTACAGATGAATGTATTGCATGTGATGCATGTAGAGAAGAGTGTCCAAATTATGCTATTGAAGAGGGTGATCCAATATACATAATTGATGCTGATAGATGTACAGAGTGTGTTGGTCATTATGAAGAACCAGCATGTGTTGAAGTTTGTCCTGTTGACTGTATCATTGTAGATCCTGATAATCAAGAGACAATGGAAGAGTTAAGGTTCAAATACGAGCAACTACAAGAAGAAGAGCTATAA